A genomic region of Papaver somniferum cultivar HN1 chromosome 7, ASM357369v1, whole genome shotgun sequence contains the following coding sequences:
- the LOC113300388 gene encoding ribulose-phosphate 3-epimerase, chloroplastic, which yields MASTASLCSSAATNLKSQINGFGLQKLSFSPSPTSFTPTRRTVRTAVQAMSRVDKFSKSDIIVSPSILSANFAKLGEQVKAVELAGCDWIHVDVMDGRFVPNITIGPLVVDALRPVTDLPLDVHLMIVEPDLRVPDFIKAGADIISVHCEQSSTIHLHRAVNQIKSLGAKAGVVLNPGTPLAAIEYVLDSVDLVLIMSVNPGFGGQSFIESQVKKISDLRKMCVEKGVNPWIEVDGGVTPKNAYKVIEAGANALVAGSAVFGAKDYAEAIKGIKTSKRPEAVAV from the exons ATGGCTTCAACAGCTTCGTTGTGTTCATCAGCAGCTACTAATCTTAAATCCCAAATCAATGGATTTGGTCTCCAAAAACTATCTTTCTCTCCTTCCCCAACTTCTTTTACCCCCACAAG GAGGACAGTGAGAACTGCTGTTCAAGCTATGTCTCGTGTTGATAAATTCTCAAAAAGCGATATCATTGTCTCCCCGTCTATTCTATCAGCTAACTTTGCCAAGTTGGGAGAGCAG GTGAAAGCAGTTGAATTGGCTGGATGTGATTGGATTCATGTTGATGTGATGGATGGCCGTTTTGTGCCAAATATTACaattggacctcttgtggtcgaTGCTTTGCGCCCTGTGACAGATCTCCCACTGGATGTACATTTG ATGATTGTGGAACCTGATCTACGAGTGCCTGATTTTATCAAAGCCGGAGCAGACATTATCAGTGTTCACTGCGAGCAATCTTCCACCATCCATTTGCATAGAGCTGTTAATCAA ATTAAAAGTCTTGGAGCTAAAGCTGGAGTGGTTCTGAACCCTGGCACCCCTCTTGCTGCCATTGAATACGTACTCGATT CGGTAGATCTGGTCTTGATTATGTCAGTGAACCCTGGATTTGGTGGACAGAGCTTTATAGAAAGCCAAGTTAAAAAGATCTCTGACTTGAGAAAAATGTGTGTTGAGAAG GGAGTGAACCCATGGATTGAAGTGGATGGAGGAGTAACTCCTAAAAATGCCTACAAG GTTATTGAAGCTGGTGCCAATGCTCTTGTTGCTGGTTCAGCAGTCTTTGGAGCTAAAGATTACGCTGAAG CTATTAAAGGTATCAAGACTAGCAAAAGACCTGAAGCCGTTGCAGTATGA